The genomic region GCATGATGTTACTACTAAAGGTGGCAGGAGAACTTGGATCATATTGCTTATTAAGACATTGATTCCAATTCCAATGTGTTTCTATAATCTTTCTTGCAAGATTAGACCCTCTGCAAACCCAGTTCATCTCGCACCACAAATCAAAAActaaaaagtaaattaaattattgtAATCACTGATTGAACCaagtctgcatgtttgtggtaAATGCAGGCAGGGCCTTGTGGTTCTCTTGTGGAGGCCAAAGGCCTGGGTTTGATTTAACTGCCAAAGCCAAAGATGCCCTTGATGTAGCCAGTCAGACCACCCTTGCCCTTCTGCTCTACCTTGTCATCCAGCGGTGGGAAGGCCACATGGTTAAGAGCAAGGTCGAAGAACAAAGGCTTACAGGGGATTGGCTGGAAGTCAGGAGGGAACTGGACCAGATGTGGCTGCTTGCCCACAAGGGTGGGGTCAAGTCGAAATGTGTCCAGGTGGTCACAGAGGGGCTGTGGAGCATGGTGGAGAaagtcattaaaacatgaatcaaCTATAAAATTACACGAGCAAAATATGACATATTAATGAACTCATGTTTCCCCTGACTTACCGTGTTGTCCTTAACCTGCTGCTGAGAAGGAACTTCAGCAGTCTCATCAGTgtctaaaacacaaacatgtttcctcAGGACTGTACACTTAATGTAGCAGAACAACACAACTTCACAGTTTCTCATacagtaaaagaaataaacaggcAAACAGTTTGAAAGACTCCCTCACCTAAAATTGCTGCAGCCTGAAGTGAGTATTTTTCAGCATTGACATCAGCAATCAGCTCCTGAACATCAGGGAGATCCTACAGGATTTTACAATGGATGTTAATGATCATTGTACACTTTTTATTAGTGCATGTTTTACTGTCCAAACCGACCTTGAGGCTGTTGTTCAGGCTTTTGGCTTTAGACTGGACCTCTTTGGCATATTTCAGCACTCTTTCATACAGCACCAGAGCCTCACTCCACTTCTTCACCAGCACATAAGACTGGGCTATGAAGAAACACCTGCCACAGGAGGTGGAAAAAGGGTCAATGCAACTTTAACAACATGTCATTTATCAGAAATAAGACACTGTAAAATTAGAAGACGTCAAAAAGGTGGACCTGCAAAAATTGGTGTCATGTGGTCAACAGTGAAAGTAAGACAGGATCACAAGAGGACACCAACTGACGGAAACATCAATTTTATTGTACTAGCTGATGCTGTTTGTGTCTGAACCATTTGACTGTATACAGCTGAAGctttaaaaaactaaatgtcaCACCTGTAAGCCTTGTAGACCAGTGTCTTCAGGGACACCTCCTTCTGGAAGGTGTGGTCATTCTCCAGACCCTGCAGGGTGGAGAGCTCAGCCAGACTCTGTACAGAGGAGGGTTAAGGAAGTGTTATGGACAGTTTGTCTTTTTGAACAACCCTAAATGCAGCCGAAAAGATCAATAACTTAATGTCCTGACAGTTACCTGCAAGATGATGTCATAGAGGCGGATCAGGTCCTGTGGACGGGGACCCCTCTTGTTCTCATCGGTCATAGGCTCCTTCAGTTTGGCCTGAAGAGTATGAGCCATACTCTCATTCCTCTTCACCAGAGTACACAGCTTGATGTAGGTCAGGTAACTAAGAAGAGAAAGCAGCACATTTTTACCACTTCTTCACAGACAAAGGCCTGGCTACATGCTATCATTACCTGTAATTAGTCGTTATCTCTGTTCTGCAGCTATAGTGATAATTTAGTCAATTTAAATCTTTAGTCAATttagtcagctgattgggcaacagaaaagtCCAAtgcccacagtctattctcatacaaagcttgacatcttgttgagaataacagccacaaaccgagcgtTTAATGTCGTTGTTGGTGCACTGGTACGTAACGCTACGCAAGTCAGTGACGTGGCCATCGAGCACAGCACACTCCCAGCcaaccaagtaaaggtactgctCCCAttccaaaccgaactgtaccatgatggaaacaccagattaacacagttttttttctcttacctGTGCAGGAACTGCAGGTTGGACACTTTGCCACTGTCAGCATCAGAGCTTCTCTCTCGCTGTTTCTACAAGGACAGCCAGtcgtaaaaaaaagagaaatgttagCCGCCCGTAAACGAAACTTACAATTTTGACTTGTTCACAGATATTAAGGTCACTGCGAACAAAACCAAATATGATGTCCTACCGCCTCACTCTTCAGTTCCTCCCTCACAGCCTGGATGGTGTCTCTGCACTCAGCCAGCAGCGTCTCGTACAGATGCTCTTTGGTCTCCTCGTTGGCAGCCTGTGTGACAGAAACACCACTTGAGATCTACAGCGTACTTCAATGAACATTTCTAACAGCTatatttaaaaatcattcaaatcaaTTATATGTTGTGTGAAGTTTATTAAGATTTTGGGTAGTAAGGAGATACATTCACACATAagccttgttttgtttatatttggaTTATTTTATGTCTGTATGTAAAGACAGGCTGGGCTGTTCAAAAAATGGGGTGAACAgttctttgtatttttaattcaatttcaacattttaGACAGCGTTATAAAATGGTTTCACCAATGAATACACatgaagtagtagtagtacaaaGAGCAACAGTTGCAGCTGGAATGCTACTGTGGTGTACAGGGGGAAAGACTAAGGTATGTGGCTCGGCAGGCTGCTGATGCATTCCTGCACACAACTCTTCTGTAATCAGACACACTGCAGTTTCAGGGTTCAGATCTTTGTGAAAGACAGGACCGTCCCTTCATTGACACACTCCCATATTGCTCTTCTATGATTTTATGCTGTAAATGCTAGGTTTGTGTTGAAAAGATGCTATGTGCTATTAGCAGAATCTGTGATTctagtcaataaaaaaaatctgattcttattttttttgggggtctTTAAAAAAATGGGGACACTTCATCTGAATGACATTATTGACACATTTGTAGCTTTAAAGAGCAAGTTAATCCTTCGGATGCATCAGAGGGCAAGAATGTTACGCTGAAATTCC from Solea senegalensis isolate Sse05_10M linkage group LG6, IFAPA_SoseM_1, whole genome shotgun sequence harbors:
- the srp68 gene encoding signal recognition particle subunit SRP68, which produces MAADKQNEAKLSPMDENKENLQDGGTGLEILQIIKESQQQHGLRHGDYQRYRGYCSRRLRRLRKTLGFKMGNRHKFVGKKITVEMLSDSRYLLLVLMEAERAWSYAMQLKQEANTEPRKRFHLMSRLRKAAKHSEKLEKLCESPRVDAKTKLEAQAYTAYLSGMVDFELQEWKLAMEAFNKCKTIYEKLASAFTEDLAVLYRQRVDEISPNIRYCAYNIGDQNAINDLMQMRLTGGGGGMMAEKLESLITQARTKQAATMSEVVWRGRTVPVKIDKARIFLLGLADNEAAIAQAANEETKEHLYETLLAECRDTIQAVREELKSEAKQRERSSDADSGKVSNLQFLHSYLTYIKLCTLVKRNESMAHTLQAKLKEPMTDENKRGPRPQDLIRLYDIILQSLAELSTLQGLENDHTFQKEVSLKTLVYKAYRCFFIAQSYVLVKKWSEALVLYERVLKYAKEVQSKAKSLNNSLKDLPDVQELIADVNAEKYSLQAAAILDTDETAEVPSQQQVKDNTPLCDHLDTFRLDPTLVGKQPHLVQFPPDFQPIPCKPLFFDLALNHVAFPPLDDKVEQKGKGGLTGYIKGIFGFGS